One Vespula pensylvanica isolate Volc-1 chromosome 3, ASM1446617v1, whole genome shotgun sequence DNA window includes the following coding sequences:
- the LOC122628022 gene encoding pre-piRNA 3'-exonuclease trimmer-like isoform X1, with the protein MININKHNFQKMYPTIKTSLENADVIAINAEFSGLETDESSKPSLFDTIEERYEKLRKSSEKFIIIQFGITCIEQLPYQNKYKTKMFKFFLFPSSIPIKNRQFLWQVAAIEFLSLNDFNFNKMAYDGISYLNEVEELKFKQYLKDDNMIRNIDHMSYKETDEIKRAIDNVANWLEFSDNPDEDPEYIILKISVSSVNLQYLLQKILRSRFSRIWTTCNNEEITVIKVSLEIRRMLETEEGDILNKALLDSYIGFSKVFKLLVELKKPIVGHNILLDLIYMFKLFYKPLPKRYNDFKVETHRLFPIIYDTKYLSYQLRDEISFPPGSPYTLDALYKFFSEERRRFIVNSPNINKSIKLRVPHDSSGNSYFTGYIFIKMIYIIAIKKYGKGLEYRSVSNAEIMNSLQEYLNCINLSRASTFYLRLDGKDPKSERPQWLFVKASVNYDIDQIIQKLSAFGTVDVRSFIQGCALVAVANHRSARNIVNHFYNHKDIYVVPYNPIKHSLSVKYLLTVSAILSGGVMAWVFHHSILK; encoded by the exons atgatcAACATCAACAAACATAATTTCCAAAAAATGTATCCGACAATAAAGACTTCTTTAGAAAACGCAGATGTTATTGCTATCAATGCAGAATTTAGTGGATTAGAAACTGATGAATCTTCAAAGCCAAG TCTTTTTGATACCATTGAAGAACGCTAtgaaaagttaagaaaaagtagtgaaaaatttataattattcaatttggTATTACTTGCATCGAACAATTACCTTatcagaataaatataaaactaaaatgttcaaatttttcctttttccttcatcTATACCAATAAAAAATAGACAATTCTTGTGGCAAGTTGCAGCAATAgagtttttatctttaaatgaCTTCAATTTTAACAAg atggCTTATGATGGTATCTCATACCTTAATGAAGttgaagaattaaaatttaaacaatatttaaaagatgatAATATGATCAGAAATATTGATCATATGTCCTACAAAGAGACAGATGAAATTAAAAGGGCTATTGATAATGTAGCTAACTGGTTAGAATTTTCTGATAATCCAGATGAGGATccagaatatattattttgaaaatttctgtAAGTTCTGTTAATTTGCAATACCTTCTGCagaaaatattacgaagtCGTTTTTCAAGAATCTGGACCACATGTAATAACGAAGAG ATAACAGTAATTAAGGTATCATTAGAGATACGAAGAATGTTAGAAACAGAAGAAGGAGATATATTAAACAAGGCCTTGTTGGATTCATATATAGGGTTTTCAAAAGTATTTAAGCTCTTGGTCGAGTTAAAGAAACCTATTGTTGgacataatattttacttgatctgatatatatgttcaaattattttataaacctTTACCga AGAGATATAATGACTTTAAGGTTGAAACGCATCGtttatttccaattatttATGATACCAAATATTTAAGTTATCAACTGAgagatgaaatttcatttccaccag gttcTCCATATACGCTTGATGCtctttataaattcttttctgaagaaagaaggagatttATAGTAAATTCtccaaatataaataaaagtattaaactAAGAg TTCCTCATGATTCTTCAGgaaattcatattttactggatatatatttattaagatgatatatattatcgcTATAAAGAAGTATGGAAA GGGTTTAGAATATAGATCTGTATCCAACGCAGAAATAATGAATAGTCTACAAGAGTACTTAAATTGCATAAACTTATCACGTGCTTCCACTTTTTATTTG AGACTTGATGGCAAAGATCCAAAATCAGAAAGACCACAGTGGCTGTTTGTAAAAGCATCTGTGAATTATGATATAGATCAG atTATCCAGAAATTATCCGCTTTTGGAACTGTTGATGTAAGATCTTTCATACAAGGTTGTGCTTTGGTAGCTGTTGCAAATCATAGGAG cGCACGTAATATTGTAAATCACTTTTATAACcacaaagatatatacgttGTTCCTTACAATCCCATAAAACATTCTTTATCGGTGAAATATCTTCTTAC TGTCAGTGCGATTCTATCTGGTGGAGTGATGGCTTGGGTATTTCATCattctatattaaaatag
- the LOC122628022 gene encoding pre-piRNA 3'-exonuclease trimmer-like isoform X2: MININKHNFQKMYPTIKTSLENADVIAINAEFSGLETDESSKPSLFDTIEERYEKLRKSSEKFIIIQFGITCIEQLPYQNKYKTKMFKFFLFPSSIPIKNRQFLWQVAAIEFLSLNDFNFNKMAYDGISYLNEVEELKFKQYLKDDNMIRNIDHMSYKETDEIKRAIDNVANWLEFSDNPDEDPEYIILKISVSSVNLQYLLQKILRSRFSRIWTTCNNEEITVIKVSLEIRRMLETEEGDILNKALLDSYIGFSKVFKLLVELKKPIVGHNILLDLIYMFKLFYKPLPKRYNDFKVETHRLFPIIYDTKYLSYQLRDEISFPPGSPYTLDALYKFFSEERRRFIVNSPNINKSIKLRGNSYFTGYIFIKMIYIIAIKKYGKGLEYRSVSNAEIMNSLQEYLNCINLSRASTFYLRLDGKDPKSERPQWLFVKASVNYDIDQIIQKLSAFGTVDVRSFIQGCALVAVANHRSARNIVNHFYNHKDIYVVPYNPIKHSLSVKYLLTVSAILSGGVMAWVFHHSILK; encoded by the exons atgatcAACATCAACAAACATAATTTCCAAAAAATGTATCCGACAATAAAGACTTCTTTAGAAAACGCAGATGTTATTGCTATCAATGCAGAATTTAGTGGATTAGAAACTGATGAATCTTCAAAGCCAAG TCTTTTTGATACCATTGAAGAACGCTAtgaaaagttaagaaaaagtagtgaaaaatttataattattcaatttggTATTACTTGCATCGAACAATTACCTTatcagaataaatataaaactaaaatgttcaaatttttcctttttccttcatcTATACCAATAAAAAATAGACAATTCTTGTGGCAAGTTGCAGCAATAgagtttttatctttaaatgaCTTCAATTTTAACAAg atggCTTATGATGGTATCTCATACCTTAATGAAGttgaagaattaaaatttaaacaatatttaaaagatgatAATATGATCAGAAATATTGATCATATGTCCTACAAAGAGACAGATGAAATTAAAAGGGCTATTGATAATGTAGCTAACTGGTTAGAATTTTCTGATAATCCAGATGAGGATccagaatatattattttgaaaatttctgtAAGTTCTGTTAATTTGCAATACCTTCTGCagaaaatattacgaagtCGTTTTTCAAGAATCTGGACCACATGTAATAACGAAGAG ATAACAGTAATTAAGGTATCATTAGAGATACGAAGAATGTTAGAAACAGAAGAAGGAGATATATTAAACAAGGCCTTGTTGGATTCATATATAGGGTTTTCAAAAGTATTTAAGCTCTTGGTCGAGTTAAAGAAACCTATTGTTGgacataatattttacttgatctgatatatatgttcaaattattttataaacctTTACCga AGAGATATAATGACTTTAAGGTTGAAACGCATCGtttatttccaattatttATGATACCAAATATTTAAGTTATCAACTGAgagatgaaatttcatttccaccag gttcTCCATATACGCTTGATGCtctttataaattcttttctgaagaaagaaggagatttATAGTAAATTCtccaaatataaataaaagtattaaactAAGAg gaaattcatattttactggatatatatttattaagatgatatatattatcgcTATAAAGAAGTATGGAAA GGGTTTAGAATATAGATCTGTATCCAACGCAGAAATAATGAATAGTCTACAAGAGTACTTAAATTGCATAAACTTATCACGTGCTTCCACTTTTTATTTG AGACTTGATGGCAAAGATCCAAAATCAGAAAGACCACAGTGGCTGTTTGTAAAAGCATCTGTGAATTATGATATAGATCAG atTATCCAGAAATTATCCGCTTTTGGAACTGTTGATGTAAGATCTTTCATACAAGGTTGTGCTTTGGTAGCTGTTGCAAATCATAGGAG cGCACGTAATATTGTAAATCACTTTTATAACcacaaagatatatacgttGTTCCTTACAATCCCATAAAACATTCTTTATCGGTGAAATATCTTCTTAC TGTCAGTGCGATTCTATCTGGTGGAGTGATGGCTTGGGTATTTCATCattctatattaaaatag
- the LOC122627728 gene encoding transmembrane protein 18 produces the protein MSDPIATDMIDGIWPFLKSIDWRDPWLALLLTFHIAVTMTALMTRNHANFQIILFLVLLLLVYFTETINEVAATNWMVFSRQQYFDSKGLFISIVFSTPILMNCMIMVASWLYQSSQLMTSLKRAQLRQQAKNRQSNGDLSNANDNTNRQKQE, from the exons ATGTCAGATCCCATAGCCACAGACATGATCGACGGCATCTGGCCATTTTTAAAGAGC ATCGATTGGAGAGATCCATGGCTAGCTTTGTTATTAACTTTTCATATTGCTGTTACAATGACAGCTCTGATGACACGAAATCATGCTAATTTTCAAATCATCTTGTTCCTTGTATTAT TACTTCTCGTTTACTTCACTGAAACCATCAATGAAGTAGCTGCAACAAATTGGAT GGTATTCTCAAGGCAACAGTACTTTGATTCTAAAGGACTATTTATATCAATAGTTTTCTCTACACCTATTTTGATGAATTGCATGATCATGGTG GCTAGTTGGCTATATCAATCCAGCCAATTGATGACAAGTCTGAAAAGAGCACAACTGAGACAGCAAGCCAAAAATAGGCAGTCCAATGGTGACTTGTCAAATGCAAATGATAATACAAATCGACagaaacaagaataa